In a single window of the Hoyosella subflava DQS3-9A1 genome:
- a CDS encoding proteasome assembly chaperone family protein produces the protein MDDQARIYELEFPSPHIEVSADSTLVLVHGLEGFADAGQAVRLATDHLRQSLETELVASFSVDDLVDYRSRRPPMTFTSDHFSSYQAPELSLYAAKDTNGVPFLLLSGMEPDFKWEKFTSAVRLLAEQFGVTRSVGLSAIPMATPHTRPLGVIGHSSNPGEVPAEQRLGTEVQVPGSASALLEYRMGQHGFDARGFSVHVPHYLAQSPYPAAAVTLLKHLSDVSGLSVPLAALEEAAADVTRQVEEQVEASPEAVAVVRALEQQYDIGARQSEETNLLALDGDLPSGDELGAQFEQFLAEQNAESDDAGGPSPEDDDRLD, from the coding sequence ATGGATGATCAGGCACGGATCTATGAGCTCGAGTTCCCAAGCCCGCACATTGAGGTCAGCGCCGATTCGACGCTGGTGCTCGTTCACGGGCTTGAAGGATTCGCCGACGCTGGGCAGGCAGTACGACTGGCAACTGACCACCTGCGGCAGAGCCTCGAAACAGAACTCGTTGCGTCGTTCTCCGTGGACGACCTGGTTGACTACCGCTCGCGCCGCCCACCGATGACGTTCACGTCGGACCATTTCTCTAGCTACCAGGCGCCGGAGCTCAGCCTGTACGCGGCCAAGGACACCAACGGTGTACCGTTCCTGCTGCTCAGCGGAATGGAACCAGATTTCAAGTGGGAGAAGTTCACCTCGGCTGTGCGGCTGCTCGCCGAACAATTTGGAGTGACTCGCAGTGTGGGGCTGTCCGCCATTCCGATGGCGACGCCGCATACTCGGCCCCTGGGAGTCATTGGACATTCCTCCAACCCCGGCGAGGTGCCGGCCGAGCAGCGTCTGGGCACCGAGGTTCAGGTACCTGGCAGCGCTTCGGCGCTGCTGGAATACCGGATGGGACAGCATGGCTTCGATGCCCGTGGCTTCTCCGTCCATGTGCCGCACTATCTGGCGCAGTCACCGTATCCCGCAGCTGCGGTAACGCTGCTCAAGCACCTCAGTGACGTAAGTGGGCTTTCGGTTCCTCTCGCGGCGCTCGAGGAGGCTGCCGCGGATGTAACCCGGCAGGTCGAAGAGCAGGTTGAGGCAAGCCCCGAGGCGGTCGCGGTGGTGCGTGCGCTTGAGCAGCAGTACGACATCGGGGCCCGGCAATCGGAGGAAACTAATCTCCTGGCCCTCGACGGAGATTTGCCGTCAGGTGATGAACTTGGTGCGCAGTTCGAGCAGTTCCTCGCCGAGCAGAACGCCGAGAGTGACGATGCGGGTGGCCCGAGCCCCGAGGACGACGATCGCCTCGACTAG
- a CDS encoding DUF4192 domain-containing protein has product MTSHHLQPAESGSAERGSSSRRARPHVRLTHPSELLSALPALLGYYPEESVVVICMGGPRNTDMKGFVRADIPLETGGTPDWESVERMLASFREFCYRNEVATALVTVISTIAPLVKAELASWICAGLEEAGVSVGAAYMTARIEAGERWFSHFPVEDAGWLTDPRDSEVAAELVVAGRVIQRSRADMIAELDTADGVRMHRIDQMMTVPADGARRARSDTDSDRLDTLLSAIAAMASGACFDDAEYAAFGEALLRVPVRDCLFTLALTDSADEAEHFWLDLTRTLPPPARAEAAVLLGYSAYVRGEGTRAGAAFDIALESEPDHKMANMLLSALCVGFPPGQVAEIATIGWDLAAEIGAELPPLTEGAVEASPFG; this is encoded by the coding sequence ATGACATCCCATCACCTGCAGCCAGCAGAATCAGGCTCCGCCGAGCGCGGCAGCTCCTCACGCCGTGCGCGTCCACATGTTCGGTTAACCCACCCGAGTGAGCTGCTGAGTGCACTGCCAGCGTTGCTGGGGTACTACCCAGAGGAATCTGTGGTGGTGATCTGCATGGGCGGACCGCGCAACACAGACATGAAGGGCTTTGTTCGCGCGGACATCCCCCTCGAGACAGGGGGCACCCCAGACTGGGAATCCGTCGAACGGATGCTCGCCTCGTTCCGTGAATTCTGCTATCGAAACGAAGTTGCAACAGCACTTGTCACAGTTATCAGCACCATCGCACCGCTTGTGAAGGCGGAGTTGGCCTCGTGGATTTGCGCGGGACTCGAGGAAGCCGGTGTTTCGGTGGGCGCGGCATACATGACAGCGCGTATCGAAGCGGGTGAGCGGTGGTTCAGCCATTTCCCGGTGGAGGACGCGGGGTGGCTCACCGACCCGCGCGATTCTGAGGTGGCAGCCGAACTCGTTGTCGCCGGGCGCGTGATTCAGCGAAGTCGCGCCGACATGATTGCCGAACTGGATACTGCCGATGGCGTCCGGATGCACAGGATTGACCAAATGATGACGGTCCCGGCTGACGGGGCGCGCAGAGCGCGATCGGATACGGACAGCGACCGGCTGGACACGCTGCTCTCGGCGATTGCTGCGATGGCGTCCGGAGCATGTTTTGACGATGCTGAGTATGCGGCGTTCGGAGAAGCGCTCCTGCGCGTGCCTGTCCGCGACTGTTTGTTCACACTCGCCCTCACCGACTCTGCGGACGAGGCTGAGCACTTCTGGCTAGATCTGACACGCACCTTGCCTCCGCCAGCGCGCGCGGAGGCTGCTGTTCTGCTGGGATACTCCGCGTACGTGCGCGGTGAAGGAACGCGTGCGGGGGCAGCATTCGATATTGCACTCGAATCGGAACCCGACCACAAAATGGCGAACATGCTCTTATCGGCGCTTTGCGTCGGCTTCCCACCTGGTCAAGTCGCTGAGATCGCAACTATCGGCTGGGACCTCGCGGCGGAAATCGGAGCGGAACTCCCGCCTCTGACGGAGGGTGCGGTGGAGGCCAGTCCGTTTGGGTGA